In Arthrobacter sp. PAMC25284, a single genomic region encodes these proteins:
- a CDS encoding DUF6480 family protein has product MRATPPHPSSTGASANPDPPSGNITALEPGEGVPPGETPPAEGQMGRDQGHDPRH; this is encoded by the coding sequence GTGCGAGCAACACCGCCCCACCCGTCGTCTACGGGTGCCTCGGCCAACCCGGATCCGCCGAGCGGGAATATCACCGCTCTTGAGCCTGGTGAGGGAGTGCCGCCGGGAGAGACCCCTCCGGCGGAGGGCCAGATGGGCCGGGATCAGGGGCACGATCCGCGACACTAG
- a CDS encoding maleylpyruvate isomerase family mycothiol-dependent enzyme: protein MSARLSSVIWPVVHSERLALIQDLESLPPQQWEAPSLCPGWDVHDVVAHLVDTAKTTRLGFLRRMMMAGFDFDRDNALGVARERTEDPGRTLAGFRAVVDRTSSPPAPLATRLVEAFVHGEDIRRAVGIERDYPTAHVITALRYQLKTPAKMGGGKERAQGWRLVASEAAFEHGTGHDVRGTAKALLLAVSGRPVMPSELTGAGAEAFTQRARP from the coding sequence TGGCGCTGATTCAGGACTTGGAGTCGCTGCCACCGCAGCAATGGGAGGCGCCGTCGCTTTGTCCCGGCTGGGACGTCCACGACGTCGTGGCGCATCTGGTGGATACCGCGAAGACGACCCGTCTCGGGTTCCTACGCCGCATGATGATGGCCGGCTTCGACTTCGATCGGGACAACGCCCTCGGGGTTGCCCGTGAACGTACCGAGGATCCTGGCCGCACGCTGGCCGGGTTCCGCGCCGTCGTAGACCGCACGAGCAGTCCGCCGGCTCCGCTGGCCACGCGGCTGGTGGAGGCCTTTGTCCACGGTGAGGATATCCGGCGCGCGGTCGGAATCGAGCGGGACTACCCCACGGCCCACGTAATTACCGCACTGCGTTACCAGTTGAAGACTCCGGCCAAAATGGGCGGCGGCAAGGAACGTGCCCAGGGGTGGCGGCTGGTTGCCTCCGAGGCGGCCTTCGAACACGGTACGGGCCATGACGTCCGCGGGACCGCAAAGGCCCTTCTTCTTGCCGTGTCAGGACGGCCGGTGATGCCGAGTGAACTCACGGGTGCAGGCGCTGAGGCGTTCACGCAGCGTGCCCGCCCCTGA